The Caminicella sporogenes DSM 14501 genome segment ATAAGATCTCCTCTATAGATTTAATTACCAATAAAGAAAAAACAGTTGTAGACGCATTATATGAGCTAACAAAATTAGAAATAAAACTTAAAGAAGAAAAAACCATAAATGCATGTGCAAAAGTAGCAAATTTTCCTTTTATAAAAACATTAGATGACTTTGGCTTTACATTCCACCTTCAATAGATCAGGATAAAATTAGAGACCTCCATACCTTGAGGTTCCTAGAGAAAAAAGAATAAATAAAAGATACGAAAAATCTAACACTATAATTACTACTAACAAGGATTTTAGTAAATGGCATAAAATATTTGGTGATATAACTATTGCTAACGCAATACTAGATAGGTTATTGCATCATTCTACAGTTGAAAAAATAACAGGTAAATCTTATAGAGTTAAAGACAAAATATTTACAAGTAATTCAAAGAATAATTAGTCAAAAGTGTTAAAAGTTATATTTGCAAATATGTTAAAAATAATATTGATATTAACATTTTTTTACATTTTCTAAGTAAAGAAAAAATCTTCCTTTTTTGAGGAATTTTTATTGACTCTAACACCAATGGTCCTACTGAAGAATTTAACAACAAAATTAAGGTGCTAAAACGGGTCTCTTTTTGACTTAAGAACTTCCATAGATTCCGTAATAGAATTATTCACTGTACTAAGTAAATATCAATAAAAATCCTATATTTTAGCATATTTTAGTTAGGTTTATTAAGTGTACCCAAAAACAAGTAGAACCTTATCATTACATATAAATAAATTCTAATACAGTAATGAAGCAGGATTACAAGTAATCCCGCCCCAACTATTGACAATAAAATATTCTTTAAATTGTATTATTCTATGTATTTAGTATTTAACTGAAACAATAGATTAAATTATTTACTTCCTTCTATATAGTAATAAACACTTTTTTTAATACAATACTTATAACTATTTGTTAATCAAATTGGCCTCAATAAGTAAATTTCTAACAGCAGTAGCAGCTTCAGCATAAGTAAATATTCCATGGGGTTCAATAGTATCTCTACTTCTTCCATTAAATACACAACTACCTAATGTTTTCTTTACCTCATCATATGCCCATGAAGATACTTGCGATATATCTTTATAATTTTCAATTCGACTGCTATCCTTTTCTTTTAATTTTACAATATCCATTGCCCTTGCAAACATAGCCATTGCTTCTTCTCTACTAATTAATGCTTTTGATCTAAAAGTTTTATCTGGATAACCTCTGATTATATCATATTCTACTGCAATAGTAATTGCATCTGCTAATTCGTCAGTAACTGATACATCTGTAAATTGCTGTTTTTTAGCTACTCCTGTTCTATAAATTCCTAAAGCTTTAGTTATATACTCAGCAAAATCCCCTCTAGTAATAGGTTTATCTGGATTAAAATTCTCAGGATTTTTTATAATCAACCTTGATGCCATATCATTTACATATTCTTTTGCCCAATGTTTTTCAACTGATGATACAGTTAAAGGATTCCAAATAACAGTATAAGTTGAATTTGTTAAAGAATTTAATTTTGCATAATATCTATTATCTTTTATAAAAACTTCTGTAGGTATGTGAGAAAAATTTCCATCTGAGTCATATACAACTCCTGTAGTTATTTTATTTGGATCTATTCCTTCAGGTACTGCTATAATTCTTTGCACATATTCATTGAATTTTGTAATTTTAACTTCTTTATCTCTTCCTCTTGTTTTTGCAACTACTTGAAAATCCACAGGTGATAATATTACTTTGTATTTCTTTTGTTCTGCTTCTTGTTTTATTCTTTTGATAGTTGTTTCTTCAAGTCTATCTATTTTTATTTCTATTTCAATTTCTTCTAATTCTTCTTTATCTACTCCTAATATTTTAGCTGTATTTTCAATATTTATTTCTTCAGCTGGAATAATATATTCAATTTCTCCCGTATTAACTGAAAGTTTAAATTTATTTACTTCCATCTGTCTTAATATTTCTCCTGTTAATTTTGCAGTTACTCTCTTTGCTTCTTTTTCCCCTACTGGAATTTGTACTATATTTTGTATAGATTTCTTATCTTTTTCATATGCTTCTTGTTTTGCTTTTAAAACTTCTTCAATTTTTTGTATAACAGGTCTTGTTTCTACAAAAATTTCTACTTCTTTTATATTATTTTCTTTTTTTACTACTTCCTTACCTGCTGTTTGTTTTTGACCATTAACAATAACTTCTACTCCTGTTTTTCCGTTATTATTTTCTCCACCTTTAGACTTTGTTTTTGATTTTTTTATCCATTTTGCATATAATGTTATATCACTTGTTACTGGTATATTAAAATCATATGGCGTTGTTAATTCTTCATCTGCATACCAGTCTCCAAACGTATACCCTATCCTTGTTGGTACTGATGGTTCAATAGCTTTCTCATTGTAGTTTACTATTTGATCTGATACTTCACTTCCTCCATTGGAGTTATATTTGATTGTATATTTTTTTATCTCATATTGAGCTGTTACTATTAAATTAGAAGTAACATTGTTAAATTCTTTATCCCAACCTATAAATTTATATCCTTCTTTTTCTGGCACTATTGGTGCTGTCGCACTTGTTCCTCTTACTACATCTTCTTCTTTTAAAATGTTTCCTTTATCATCTAAAAATTTTACTGTATATTCTCCTTTTACTGTTATCTTAGCAACAAGTGGTATCTCACTCTTATCTAAAACTTCAGGATTAATTATAATTTCACCTATACCTTTTTGATTGAAACCTTTGTATACACTTTCATATACAGATGCTGTAACAGTAATATCTGTATTTCCTAATACTTCAATTGACAAATTACTAAATACTCCTCCTAAGCTTAAATCTTTATTTGTTATCTTTTGTTTTATACTATCATTTTCTAGAGTTAATATAAATTCCTTTTTTAAGTAACTACCTGTTTTTATACTATCTGGTTGAGCTACCACATAGGATTCTCCATTAGAAATCCATTTTGCATATAATGTTATATCACTTGTTACTGGTGTATTAAAATCATATGGTGTTGTTAATTCTTCATCTATATACCAGCCTCCAAAGGCATACCCTATCCTTGTTGGTACTGATGGTTCAATAGCTTTCTCATTGTAGTTTACTATTTGATCTGATACTTCACTTCCTCCATTTTCTTCAAAGTTTACTGTATACTGATTTATTTCCCATTTTGCATACAATGTTATATCTCTTGTTACTGGTGTATTAAAATCATATGGTGTTGTTAATTCTTCATCTATATACCAGCCTCCAAAGGCATACCCTATCCTTGTTGGTACTGATGGTTTAATAGCTTTCTCATTGTAGTTTACTATTTGATCTGATACTTCACTTCCTTCATTTTCTTCAAAGCTTACTGTATACTGATTATCAATTGTTACATTAGTTATTGCTGATTTTGAAGATGCAGAAAGATTAATATATGTATCTCCATATTCTACAACATAACCTTGAATATCTCCAACACTTAATGGATAATCATTCCAATCTCCCGGCTCATAATAATAAGCCCAACTTGGTCTATTTTTTCCCATAATATGAAGATAGTCTTCCCCCGTACCCCAGTCATTTGGTTCGAGACCTGCTTTCCATTTATTAAATCGTCCACCAACAGGACTTCCTAATTCATTACCATTCCAAAATTGAGTTCCTGCTTCAGGTCCTGTAACCCATTTCCAAACTCCCTCAGATTCTGCATCACTTGCACCCAACCATCCAGAACCATCACATTTTGAAGTTATAAAATCATTTTCTTCCTGTGAAGTTATAGTAGCAAGATATCCTTGATGCCCGTCATAATATCTAACTTCCGCAGATGTTTTTGCATCAGTCCATGATATACCTGGAGAATTTACAAATTCATAATAATGTCCCGTTCCTTCATAATAAAGCATCTTTCCATTTGAATTATTTACCAAAAAAACAATACTTCTCGTTCCTGAAATAGCATTTGTTTGAAATTTAATAGTTCTTAAAAGTTCTTGATATGTATTTACAGGAGCTTTTCCTGATATTGTAAGCACACCTGATTCTGAATTATATTCTACTGAAAGTCCTAAAGCCTTAGAAATATCCCAGCTTAACATGTCCCCACTTTCTTTACTAAAACCATTATCAATATTAACTGTTGCACTATAAATATTGCCTGTTCCTACAATAGACAGATTTGGATCAATTACCTGTGATTTTCCAGCTGAAGAATAAATAATATCTGAAACTACAGTAATAGAATCTATAGTATCTTCTGCATATACTACCAAAGGATTAGTAATAAATAAATTTATAATCATTGAAAGACTTAAAATCCAATATATAAATCTAAATTTTTTTAAATTCATAAATACACTCCCTTAATCTTTATAGTATTGTCAAATTATCATCAAAATTTATTGTTTTTTTGTAAAATTCAGTATTTTTTAATATAATTACTATTTCTTGATAAATAACTAAATCATAGCAAATCTCAAATTTTAAATCAATTATTACCAGACTTTTTTATTAATTATAGCATGTTGAATAATTATATTATCATATTCTAAATAATTTACATTCTATATTTGTAAAATACATATAGTCTTAGATATTTCCAAACTCGTAATATATCTTAAATAGTCTTTCAATGTAACTTTTACTTTAAATAAAATTTTATCATTTTATGTACTCATTTATATTTTAAGACAGTCTAACGAACAGACTATATTCACAACAGTAACTTTATAAATAGAAAATAAACTACTTTAAATTTATTAATTTTATTTATTCAACAAGCTATAATAAGTT includes the following:
- a CDS encoding InlB B-repeat-containing protein; amino-acid sequence: MNLKKFRFIYWILSLSMIINLFITNPLVVYAEDTIDSITVVSDIIYSSAGKSQVIDPNLSIVGTGNIYSATVNIDNGFSKESGDMLSWDISKALGLSVEYNSESGVLTISGKAPVNTYQELLRTIKFQTNAISGTRSIVFLVNNSNGKMLYYEGTGHYYEFVNSPGISWTDAKTSAEVRYYDGHQGYLATITSQEENDFITSKCDGSGWLGASDAESEGVWKWVTGPEAGTQFWNGNELGSPVGGRFNKWKAGLEPNDWGTGEDYLHIMGKNRPSWAYYYEPGDWNDYPLSVGDIQGYVVEYGDTYINLSASSKSAITNVTIDNQYTVSFEENEGSEVSDQIVNYNEKAIKPSVPTRIGYAFGGWYIDEELTTPYDFNTPVTRDITLYAKWEINQYTVNFEENGGSEVSDQIVNYNEKAIEPSVPTRIGYAFGGWYIDEELTTPYDFNTPVTSDITLYAKWISNGESYVVAQPDSIKTGSYLKKEFILTLENDSIKQKITNKDLSLGGVFSNLSIEVLGNTDITVTASVYESVYKGFNQKGIGEIIINPEVLDKSEIPLVAKITVKGEYTVKFLDDKGNILKEEDVVRGTSATAPIVPEKEGYKFIGWDKEFNNVTSNLIVTAQYEIKKYTIKYNSNGGSEVSDQIVNYNEKAIEPSVPTRIGYTFGDWYADEELTTPYDFNIPVTSDITLYAKWIKKSKTKSKGGENNNGKTGVEVIVNGQKQTAGKEVVKKENNIKEVEIFVETRPVIQKIEEVLKAKQEAYEKDKKSIQNIVQIPVGEKEAKRVTAKLTGEILRQMEVNKFKLSVNTGEIEYIIPAEEINIENTAKILGVDKEELEEIEIEIKIDRLEETTIKRIKQEAEQKKYKVILSPVDFQVVAKTRGRDKEVKITKFNEYVQRIIAVPEGIDPNKITTGVVYDSDGNFSHIPTEVFIKDNRYYAKLNSLTNSTYTVIWNPLTVSSVEKHWAKEYVNDMASRLIIKNPENFNPDKPITRGDFAEYITKALGIYRTGVAKKQQFTDVSVTDELADAITIAVEYDIIRGYPDKTFRSKALISREEAMAMFARAMDIVKLKEKDSSRIENYKDISQVSSWAYDEVKKTLGSCVFNGRSRDTIEPHGIFTYAEAATAVRNLLIEANLINK
- a CDS encoding ATP-binding protein is translated as MNKRYEKSNTIITTNKDFSKWHKIFGDITIANAILDRLLHHSTVEKITGKSYRVKDKIFTSNSKNN